From a region of the Lentimicrobium sp. L6 genome:
- a CDS encoding RagB/SusD family nutrient uptake outer membrane protein: MKNLLYKTIMILGFIGLMITINSCSDNFVQEAPEYSIDSENYFNSEDDYYKALVGAYDLLQPTYQNVIVGEIASDNTLCGGESPTDVIGWQQIDDMIHTPVNSNLREIWSLMFSGVQRCNYFMEYKDKTDFDGREAMIGEIRFLRAYYHFELVKWFGGIPLKIDERFQLGDELNIPRSSVDEVYAQIEADLIAAAAVLPDVPLQQGRATKGAALSLLGKAYLYQEEFTKAATTLDEVINSGVYVLADNYNSIFEHEGENGPESVFEVQYTDLEGAGFGCLQCSEGNVAVGFSGVRSYDGPLFSSGFSFNVPTAEAASIYSPGDHRLGVTILDIVAWSDTAGAGYSTGNEHTGYFNRKYIPRKRSENAQNDLNLTNPNNYRAIRYSDVLLMAAEANNRGGISDAKAQDYLNQVRRRAFTDENHDITLSGADLTEAIYHERRLELFGEGHRFFDLVRTGKAASVIDGFVVGKHEVFPIPLEEINFSAGNWSQNPNY, from the coding sequence ATGAAAAATTTATTATATAAAACAATCATGATTTTAGGGTTTATAGGCTTAATGATAACTATAAACTCTTGTTCCGACAATTTTGTTCAGGAAGCTCCTGAATACTCTATAGACTCAGAAAACTATTTTAATTCTGAGGACGATTATTATAAAGCCCTTGTTGGTGCTTATGATCTATTACAACCAACTTATCAAAATGTAATAGTTGGTGAAATTGCCTCAGATAATACACTTTGTGGTGGCGAAAGTCCTACAGATGTTATTGGCTGGCAACAGATCGATGACATGATACATACCCCTGTAAATAGTAATCTTCGTGAAATATGGAGCCTTATGTTTTCTGGCGTTCAGCGTTGTAATTATTTTATGGAATATAAAGACAAAACTGATTTTGATGGTAGAGAAGCCATGATTGGTGAAATCAGATTCCTAAGAGCTTATTATCATTTCGAACTGGTTAAATGGTTTGGTGGTATTCCTTTAAAAATTGATGAACGCTTTCAATTAGGTGATGAATTAAATATTCCAAGGTCTTCTGTTGATGAGGTTTATGCTCAAATTGAAGCTGATTTAATTGCTGCTGCAGCAGTTTTGCCCGATGTTCCTCTTCAACAAGGAAGAGCCACAAAAGGAGCTGCCTTGTCTTTATTAGGAAAAGCCTATTTATATCAAGAAGAATTTACTAAAGCTGCAACCACTTTAGATGAAGTCATCAATAGCGGTGTATATGTTCTTGCCGATAATTATAATTCAATATTTGAACACGAAGGTGAAAATGGCCCTGAATCTGTATTTGAAGTGCAATATACAGACCTTGAAGGTGCTGGTTTTGGATGTCTACAATGTAGTGAAGGTAATGTAGCCGTTGGTTTTAGTGGAGTTCGTTCTTACGATGGTCCTCTCTTTTCTTCCGGATTTAGCTTTAATGTTCCTACTGCCGAAGCTGCAAGTATTTATAGTCCTGGTGATCATAGATTAGGTGTAACCATTTTAGATATTGTGGCCTGGTCTGATACAGCTGGAGCTGGCTATTCAACAGGAAATGAGCATACTGGATATTTTAATAGAAAATATATTCCTCGTAAAAGAAGTGAGAATGCACAGAATGATCTTAACTTAACCAATCCTAACAACTATCGAGCTATCAGATATTCTGATGTATTATTGATGGCTGCTGAGGCAAATAATAGAGGTGGTATCTCTGATGCAAAAGCCCAAGATTATTTAAATCAAGTAAGAAGACGTGCATTTACTGATGAAAATCATGACATTACACTTTCTGGTGCTGATTTAACTGAAGCTATATATCATGAGAGAAGGCTTGAGTTATTTGGAGA